Proteins from a single region of Halorubrum sp. 2020YC2:
- a CDS encoding universal stress protein produces MYETILFPTDGSEATIRASKHAFSHAERYDAEIHVLSIVELASGLGTAGRDETELDERRADRVSAAERIVSETAPDGVEATIAVEFGSPARVIAEYVEENAIDLVVMSTKGRSGAERIVFGSITDEVVRHANAPVLAVQR; encoded by the coding sequence ATGTACGAGACAATCCTCTTTCCGACCGACGGCAGCGAGGCAACGATCCGCGCCTCGAAACACGCGTTCAGTCATGCGGAGCGGTACGACGCGGAGATACACGTCCTCTCGATCGTTGAACTCGCCAGCGGACTCGGAACCGCCGGACGCGACGAGACGGAACTCGACGAGCGGCGCGCCGACCGGGTCTCGGCGGCCGAACGGATCGTCTCGGAGACCGCGCCCGATGGGGTCGAGGCGACGATCGCAGTCGAGTTCGGCAGTCCCGCGAGGGTGATCGCGGAGTACGTCGAAGAGAACGCGATCGACCTCGTGGTGATGAGCACGAAGGGCCGGAGCGGAGCGGAGCGAATCGTCTTCGGCAGCATCACCGACGAGGTCGTCCGGCACGCGAACGCTCCCGTGCTCGCGGTTCAGCGATGA